GGAGCAATTATCAGAAAGAAAAATATTTAAAACCTACATTAAAAGGAGATTTAATTTGTGCAGAAGGCCTAACAGAACCAAGAGGTGGTTCTGATTTTTTTGGCGCAACAACCATAGCTAAAAAAGACGGCAACAAATGGATTTTAAATGGACAGAAAAGATTTATTGTAGGCGCAAAAGGCGCAGATTATTTTCTAATTTATGCTAAAACCAATTTTTCAAACGATTACAAGCAAAATATGAGCGCATTTTTGGTTGACAAAAATCAAGTTAGTGTGGAAAATCTATATGAGCTTATGGGAGCAAGAGGAGCCGGCACGGGCAGAATTGTACTAAAAAACGCGATTGTTGGCGAAGAAAATCTAGTTGGAAAAGAAAACGAAGGCTCAAAAATATTCTATCAAATGATGATACCAGAACGTTTAACTACTGCAGCAGGGGCGTTGGGTATTGCTAAAGCAAGCCTGGAAATTGCACTTTCCTACTCAAAAAACAGGAAAGCCTTTGGTCAGCCAATAAAAAATTTTGAAGCGGTAAGCTTTAAAATAGCTCAATCAAGCGCATTACTTGATGCAGCAAGATCCCTTGTGCATACAGCAGCAAAAGCAGTTGATGAATTGCAAGACTCAAGTATTCAACGCAGACTTGTTAGTGAAGCAAAACGATTTTCTACACAAGCAGCATGGGAGATTGTAAACAATGCGATGCAAATTATGGGTGGCATTGGCTATACTAATGTTTATCCTGTCGAAAGATACCTCAGAGACACACGATTGATGATGATCTGGACTGGCACAAACGAAATTATGGATTTAATAGTCCAGCACGAATTATATAAAGAATTGGACAAAATGCGAATCAAACGCGATATAGAAAACGATGCCAAATCATCTGACAAAATAGAAGAAAAGGTATTTGAGTAAAAATGGATAGGCACACGCTTGATACACCTTATCCTGTTGGTCCTGTGCATTTTTATACTTGTGAGTTAAGTGGCGATATAATTATGTTTGACACAGGACCATACACATTTGTTGCACTTGACTATATCAAAAAAAACATCAATTTAAACAGATTGAAATACGTATTTATTACACATTCTCACGCTGATCACTATGGGCTTGAAAATTTTATCGCAAAAAACTCACAGGCTAGAATTTTTATGCCAAAAATGGATCACCTTAAATTTACAAATCTTCAAACAAGGATAGAAATTTCTAAAAAGCTGCTTTTAAAATATGGCTTTAGTACAGATTACATTGAAAAAATAAAAGTTATGCTTTTGAATTTTGTAAACAGTGTACCTTTACCCATAAATTATGAAATTTTAGAAGAATCAAAGTTTGATATTGACTTAAATTATATGTTTTGCCCTGGTCACTCCAAAAGTGATGCAGTTTATTTATTTAACGGTTATGCAATAACAGGTGATTGTCTGTTAAATAATATTTTTCAAACGCCATTACTTGATGTTGATTATGATAAAAATGATAGGTTCAATAATTATGAAGCCTATTGTTCTACTTTACTAAAATTTCCAATTTTAGAAAAATATACGATTTTACCAGGACACAGAAAACATAGCTCAATTGAAGAAATTGTAGTTTTCTATGTAACAAAAATTATTGAAAGAGCAAGTCTTATTCAAGACCATTGCGATAAATTAGTATTCGATATTATAAAAAATACAATTCCTTATGCTTTAAATGACCCATTTACTGCCTATATAAAAGCATCAGAAGTATTGTTTTTTCTTGATTTTTTGTTAAACCCGTACTTATTGAAAGAAAGTCTTGAAAAAATAAATATAATAGACAGCCACCTTTTGAGAATGTTTGATAGGATTTTTCTAAAAAAAGTTTATCAAAAAAATTAAGTTTATCAAAAAAATTAAATTAAACTTGAAATTAAACTTTTCAAATATATAATACATGTAGTATTTAATATTTGGAGGATAGTGTTGAATAGAGTTTTATTGGTTATATTTGATGGTTTTGGTGTTAATCCAAATAGAGCTTATAATGCTGTTGCATTGGCAAAAACGCCTAATTTAGATTACTATTTTGCCAACAATTCACATACAGTAATAGAAGCTTCAGGTATTGCGTGTGGTCTTCCAGATGGCCAGTTTGGCAATTCGGAAGTGGGTCATTTAACCCTTGGCTCTGGTAGAATACTAAAGCAAGACCTGCTTAGAATTACAGAAAGTTTTGAAGACGGCACTATTAACGAAAACCCCACATGGCAAAAAATTATAAAAGAAAATTCAAATAAACGGTTGCATTTAATCGGTCTGGTTTCTGATGGAGGCGTACATTCCCATATACAGCATATAATTTACCTTATAAAACTCCTTGTAAAAAACAACATTGAGCCAGTTTTACATATGATAACTGATGGCAGAGATACGCCACCAACAAGTGCGCCCATTTATTTAGATATTTTAGAAAAATTATTTAATAAGCTATCAAAAGGTACAATTGCAACGGTAAGCGGTAGATATTATGCTATGGATAGGGCACAAAACTACGATAGAGTAGAAAAGGCATACAAAGCTATTGTAAATCATGAAGGAATGTCTGCAAAAAGTGCAAAAATTGCTATAGAACAAGCCTATGCAAGAGGAGAAACAGACGAGTTTATAACACCCACCTTTATAGAAGGTGTTGCACCAATCCAAAAAGATGAAGCAGTATTGTTTTTTGATTTTAGAGCAGATAGGATGCGCCAGATTGTAAGTGCTTTTGGAAGCAGTGATTTTAAATACTTTAAGCGCAATAATGTATTTAAAGTTTACTGTATGGTAGAATACGATGAAAAATTTGATTTTGATGTGCTTTTTAAACCCATTTTCCCTAAAAATGTACTAGCAGAAGTCATAAGCAAAGCTGGTCTAAAGCAATTTCACTGTGCAGAAAAAGAAAAATACGCTCATGTTACTTATTTTTTTAATGGCGGAAAAGAGGAGCCTTTTGATAAAGAAGATAGGGTGATTGTACCATCACCAAATGTATCTACGTATGATTTAGCACCCCAAATGAGCGCATGCGAAGTGGCAGATCAAACAATTAAAGCTATAAAAAAGCATTACGATTTTATTGTAATAAACTTTGCAAATGGGGATATGGTAGGGCATACGGCTGTGCAAAAAGCTTGCATAATTGCTGTTGAAACACTTGATACACAATTTAACCGCCTGGTAAAAGCTGCTTTAGAAGAAGGATATAATATTTTACTTACTGCCGATCATGGCAATTGCGACGAAATGGTTGACCCAATAACTGGAGAGCCTCACACCCAACACACAATTTATCCAGTGCCTTTTTTGATTATTGGCAAAAAGTATAACCTTAGAACTCAAGGCGGAATTTGTGATATTGCCCCCACGGTTTTGGATTTGTTAAATTTGGAAAAACCATCGGAAATGAGCGGTAAAAGTTTGCTACTAAAACCAACCTACTATATTTAGGAGGTAAAAATGGATGTAAAGGTTCCTCTTGATGTTCCATATGAGCGAAGACAAAGCTACATTAGAAACTTTAATATTATGACGCACGAAACAGGCAGATTAGCATTATTTGCTGGAGACCAAAAAATAGAGCATATGAATGATGATTTTTATGGACCAAATATTCCAATTGATGATAGTTCACCAGAACATCTATTTAAAATTGCTCAAAATGCAAAAATTGGCGCTTTTGCTTCTCAAATTGGCCTTATAGCCAGATACGGCGTGGATTATCCCAAAATACCGTATGTTATAAAAATCAATTCAAAAACAAATCTGGTTAAAAAAGATTTAAAAGATCCGCTTAGTACAGCAATGCTTGATATCGAGCAAATTGATAGGTTTAAAAAACAATCTGGTTTAAATATTGTTGGTGTTGGTTATACTATTTATCCAGGCAGCGAATTTGAATACATAATGCTAAAAGAAGCAGCTCATATTATATTTGAAGCTCATCAGTTAGGTTTGATTGCTATAATCTGGTCTTATCCAAGGGGAAAAAGTGTTGCAGACGAATACGATCCTCATTTGGTTGCAGGTGCTTGCGGATTGGCCGCGTGCCTGGGTGCTGATTTTGTGAAAGTTAATTTTCCTAAAAAAGAAGGTATAAATATTTTTGAAGCCTTTAAAGAAGCAGTTTTAGCTGCAGGTAGAACACGTGTAATGTGTGCCGGTGGATCATCAAAAGAACCAAAAGCTTTTTTAGAAGAATTATACAATCAAGTTCACATAAGTGGTGTTCAGGGTGCTGCAACAGGCAGAAACATTCATCAAAAACCGCTAAAAGAAGCAATTAGCTTTGCAAATGCAATTTATGCAATACTTATAGAAAATAAATCTGTAGAAGAAGCCTATAAAATTTATCAAGAGGGTTAGTTTATGTTGATTTTCCCTCCAAATAAGACAAAAATAGTTTGCACAATAGGTCCTGCATCAAAAAACAGAGAAGTCATGGAAAAAATGATGCAAAATGGTATGAATATTGCACGCATTAACTTTGCACATGGTAGCTTTGAAGAACACAGAACAATTATAGAAGACCTAAGAAAAACAGCCCAAAAACTAAACAAACGTATAGTGATTTTAGGTGATTTACCAGGACCAAAAATAAGGGTTGAAGATATTGAACCCATTGAATTAAAAGAAGGTGATAGAATAGTATTATCCAGCAATCCTGAAGGTAATGAAATTGGTGTAAACTTAGAAAACTTTGCAAGTTATTTAAGCTCAGGAACAATTATTTATCTAAATGATGGATTTTTGCAGCTTAGGGTGGAAAGCATAGAAGGTCAGAAGGTTAAATGTATTTGTTTGATTGGTGGCAAATTATCATCTCACAAAGGCATTAATCTGCCTGGAGTGGAGCTACCTTTAAAAGCTATAGGTGATTTTGAAAGAAAATGCCTTGATTTTGCAAAAAGCGTTAAAATAGATGCGATAAGCATATCTTTTGCGCAAAGCAAACAGGATATACTTGATGCAAAAGCCTATTGCGAAAAAATTTCTTACAATCCCTTTATAATTGCAAAAATTGAGCGCTTAAAAGCAATAGAAAATATAGATGAAATACTACAAGAAACAAATGGTATAATGGTAGCTAGAGGTGATTTAGGTGTTGAAACACCAATCGAATCCATAGCAATATTGCAAAAGCAGCTCATACAAAAAGCAAACATACTTGGAAAACCTGTAATTACTGCTACTCAGATGCTTGAGTCTATGACAAACAACATAAGACCAACAAGGGCAGAAAGCACAGATGTAGCAAATGCAATACTTGATGGTACAGATTGCGTAATGCTATCAGAAGAATCAGCTGTAGGTAAATATCCAGCAGAATCTGTCTTAATGCTTTCTAAAATTGCCCAAAGCGTAGAAAACAAACGTTATCTTTACCCGATATACGAAACCTTATTTAAAGTACTATCTTCAAAATCGCCAACACTCGAAGATACTATGGCAGTAAATGTTTTTACCACAGTTAAAAACCTAAATCCACTCTTGCTTGTAACGCCAACTACAAGCGGAGCAACTGCAAGGCGTATGAGCCGCTTTAAGCTGCCTATCTGGATACTTGGTGTAACACACAATGAAAATGTAGCGCAAAACTTAGAATTTTCATATGGCGTCTACCCTGTATATGAACAAGAATTGCCTCAGGATTGGAAAAGTTATATAAAATCACTTATTGGAGAACATGAGTCTTCTTTTGTTTTGGTTAGAGGTCCGTCAAAGAAAAACCCTGATGCAAACAATTCACTTGAGATTGTGAGGATAAAGTAGATCATTCGCTAACGCTTCAGAATGACACCCTCACCTGTC
This portion of the Desulfurella sp. genome encodes:
- a CDS encoding acyl-CoA dehydrogenase family protein, which encodes MYNVILNENQKKIFEEASEFVKSVDKQLLIDMDADLIEYPRQTIKKLGDLNLLGIRFEKEFGGRNLSWQEEVVLIEEIGILGAALSCASVMPSIVGEAISKFGSNYQKEKYLKPTLKGDLICAEGLTEPRGGSDFFGATTIAKKDGNKWILNGQKRFIVGAKGADYFLIYAKTNFSNDYKQNMSAFLVDKNQVSVENLYELMGARGAGTGRIVLKNAIVGEENLVGKENEGSKIFYQMMIPERLTTAAGALGIAKASLEIALSYSKNRKAFGQPIKNFEAVSFKIAQSSALLDAARSLVHTAAKAVDELQDSSIQRRLVSEAKRFSTQAAWEIVNNAMQIMGGIGYTNVYPVERYLRDTRLMMIWTGTNEIMDLIVQHELYKELDKMRIKRDIENDAKSSDKIEEKVFE
- a CDS encoding MBL fold metallo-hydrolase encodes the protein MDRHTLDTPYPVGPVHFYTCELSGDIIMFDTGPYTFVALDYIKKNINLNRLKYVFITHSHADHYGLENFIAKNSQARIFMPKMDHLKFTNLQTRIEISKKLLLKYGFSTDYIEKIKVMLLNFVNSVPLPINYEILEESKFDIDLNYMFCPGHSKSDAVYLFNGYAITGDCLLNNIFQTPLLDVDYDKNDRFNNYEAYCSTLLKFPILEKYTILPGHRKHSSIEEIVVFYVTKIIERASLIQDHCDKLVFDIIKNTIPYALNDPFTAYIKASEVLFFLDFLLNPYLLKESLEKINIIDSHLLRMFDRIFLKKVYQKN
- the gpmI gene encoding 2,3-bisphosphoglycerate-independent phosphoglycerate mutase, with the protein product MVLNRVLLVIFDGFGVNPNRAYNAVALAKTPNLDYYFANNSHTVIEASGIACGLPDGQFGNSEVGHLTLGSGRILKQDLLRITESFEDGTINENPTWQKIIKENSNKRLHLIGLVSDGGVHSHIQHIIYLIKLLVKNNIEPVLHMITDGRDTPPTSAPIYLDILEKLFNKLSKGTIATVSGRYYAMDRAQNYDRVEKAYKAIVNHEGMSAKSAKIAIEQAYARGETDEFITPTFIEGVAPIQKDEAVLFFDFRADRMRQIVSAFGSSDFKYFKRNNVFKVYCMVEYDEKFDFDVLFKPIFPKNVLAEVISKAGLKQFHCAEKEKYAHVTYFFNGGKEEPFDKEDRVIVPSPNVSTYDLAPQMSACEVADQTIKAIKKHYDFIVINFANGDMVGHTAVQKACIIAVETLDTQFNRLVKAALEEGYNILLTADHGNCDEMVDPITGEPHTQHTIYPVPFLIIGKKYNLRTQGGICDIAPTVLDLLNLEKPSEMSGKSLLLKPTYYI
- the pyk gene encoding pyruvate kinase; the protein is MLIFPPNKTKIVCTIGPASKNREVMEKMMQNGMNIARINFAHGSFEEHRTIIEDLRKTAQKLNKRIVILGDLPGPKIRVEDIEPIELKEGDRIVLSSNPEGNEIGVNLENFASYLSSGTIIYLNDGFLQLRVESIEGQKVKCICLIGGKLSSHKGINLPGVELPLKAIGDFERKCLDFAKSVKIDAISISFAQSKQDILDAKAYCEKISYNPFIIAKIERLKAIENIDEILQETNGIMVARGDLGVETPIESIAILQKQLIQKANILGKPVITATQMLESMTNNIRPTRAESTDVANAILDGTDCVMLSEESAVGKYPAESVLMLSKIAQSVENKRYLYPIYETLFKVLSSKSPTLEDTMAVNVFTTVKNLNPLLLVTPTTSGATARRMSRFKLPIWILGVTHNENVAQNLEFSYGVYPVYEQELPQDWKSYIKSLIGEHESSFVLVRGPSKKNPDANNSLEIVRIK